GCCTCAGCCCGTGCGCCTTGAGCTGCTTGGGCACGAGGTACCCCTCGGCGATGGCGAGCTTCTCGGGGAGGGTATACCCCGAGAAGGGGATCACCTCCAGCCGGTCCAGGAGGGCCGGGGGAATGGTGTGAGTCACGTTGGCCGTCGTCACGAAGAAGACGCGGCTGAGGTCGAAGGGAACGTCGATATAGTGGTCGAGGAAGGCGCCGTTCTGCTCGGGATCGAGCACCTCGAGGAGGGCCGAGGCCGGATCGCCCCGGTAGTCCGACCCTAGTTTGTCGATCTCGTCCAGCAGGAAGAGGGGGTTCTTGGTGCCGGCCCGCTTCACGAGCTGGATGATCTGGCCGGGGAAGGCCCCGATGTACGTCCTTCTGTGGCCCTTCACCTCCGCCTCGTCATGCACGCCGCCCAGGGAAAGCCGGACGAACTCCCTCCCCATGCTGCGGGCGATGGATTTGGCCACGGAGGTCTTGCCCACGCCCGGAGGCCCCGTGAAACAGAGGATGCTGCCCCGCGGGTTCCTGGTCAGCGTGCGCACCGACAGGTATTCGAGGATGCGCTCCTTGACCTTTTCCAATCCGTAATGGTCCTGGTTCAGGATTCGCTCGGCCCGCTTGATGTCGTGCCGATCCTTGGACTCCTTGGACCAGGGCAGGGCCAGGAGCCAGTCGATGTAGGAGCGGGACACGGTGGCCTCGGCGGAAACGGGAGGCATGACCTCGAGCCGCTTCAATTCCGAAAGGGCCCTCTCCAGGGCCGCCTCCGGCATGCCCGCCCGCTGGATGCGGTCTTTCAGCTCCTCCAGCTCCGTCGAAGAGTCCTCCCTCCCGAGTTCCTTCTTGATGAGCTTCATTTTCTCGTTGAGGAAGTACTCCTTCTGGGTCTTCTCGATCTGCTTCTCCACCTCCCGGTTCAGCCGCTGGTCCAGGTTCGTCTGTTCCACCTCCGACGCCAGGAGGCGCCGCACGAGACGGACCCGCTCCGAAGGCTCCAGGACCTCCAGGATCCGCTGCTTCACCTCGGTCTGGATTCCCAGGTAGGCCGCCACCTGATCGGCGAACCGGCCCGGCTCATCGGGATTGAGCGCCGAAGTGGTGACCCCGCCGTACAGGGCCTGGTTCTTTCGCAGGTGCTCATCGAACTTCCTGGCCAAATCGGAGGCGAGCCCCTCGCACTCCGCATCCACGGTCTGAGGGTCGGGCGTGGGAATCACGGAGGCGTGGTTCACGGGACCGTCGAGGAGAAGGTCCTGCACCACGCCCCTGTACAGCCCCTCCACGAGGATCTTCATGTGGCCGTTCGGCAGCGCCAGGGACTGGATGATCCGGGCCACGACTCCCACGCGAAAGAGCCCGGAGGACGAGGGCTCTTCGGCCTGGGGGTCCTTCTGGAGAAGGAGGAAGACGTGGCCTTCCCCGGCCAGGGCGGACTCCACGGCGGCGATGGAGGCCCGCCTCCCGACCACGAAGGGCCGGATGGAGTGGGGGAAAACGACCATGTCCCTCAGGGTGATCAACGGGTGCACCATCGGTGGGGCTCCCGCCCTGGAGGGGGTCTGCGGTAGGTTCATGGGTTTCCTTCTAAACGGGGCGGACCGTCAGCCCGCGTTTTCCATGAGCATAATCGGCTTGGCGCTGGAGAGGACCACGTCCTTGGTGATGACGACTTCCTTGACGTTGCTCTGGGAGGGGATGTCGTACATGAGCTCGAGCATGAGGTCTTCCATGATGATCCTCAACCCTCGAGCTCCGAC
This portion of the Acidobacteriota bacterium genome encodes:
- the lon gene encoding endopeptidase La, coding for MVHPLITLRDMVVFPHSIRPFVVGRRASIAAVESALAGEGHVFLLLQKDPQAEEPSSSGLFRVGVVARIIQSLALPNGHMKILVEGLYRGVVQDLLLDGPVNHASVIPTPDPQTVDAECEGLASDLARKFDEHLRKNQALYGGVTTSALNPDEPGRFADQVAAYLGIQTEVKQRILEVLEPSERVRLVRRLLASEVEQTNLDQRLNREVEKQIEKTQKEYFLNEKMKLIKKELGREDSSTELEELKDRIQRAGMPEAALERALSELKRLEVMPPVSAEATVSRSYIDWLLALPWSKESKDRHDIKRAERILNQDHYGLEKVKERILEYLSVRTLTRNPRGSILCFTGPPGVGKTSVAKSIARSMGREFVRLSLGGVHDEAEVKGHRRTYIGAFPGQIIQLVKRAGTKNPLFLLDEIDKLGSDYRGDPASALLEVLDPEQNGAFLDHYIDVPFDLSRVFFVTTANVTHTIPPALLDRLEVIPFSGYTLPEKLAIAEGYLVPKQLKAHGLRRRDANFTREGLSFVVDGYTREAGVRNLEREVAALCRKIAHKVVRDRRRDPEVLTPERVEILLGVPRYKERRVLQSDEVGIAVGLAWTQAGGDILLLEASLMPGKGALTLTGQLGDVMQESARAAFSYIRGQSARLDLPANHFSESDVHVHVPEGAIPKDGPSAGVALAAAMLSAFVGIPVRHDVALTGEVTLRGKVLPIGGLKEKILAAKQHDVFEVILPRDNEKDLAEVPESLRQGMRFHLAETLEEVFRLALVEDPFRRRRSMVLETADGPRPEKAP